One window of the Pseudomonas sp. S04 genome contains the following:
- a CDS encoding SlyX family protein, with translation MSLEERVMDLESRLAFQDDAIEAMNDVLVTQQRVVERLQLQMNALLKRQEEMAGQFETFEEDAPPPHY, from the coding sequence ATGAGCCTGGAAGAGCGCGTTATGGACCTGGAAAGTCGCCTGGCGTTTCAGGATGACGCCATCGAGGCGATGAATGATGTGTTGGTGACCCAGCAGCGGGTTGTCGAGCGACTGCAGTTGCAGATGAACGCGCTGCTCAAGCGTCAGGAAGAAATGGCCGGCCAGTTCGAGACGTTCGAAGAGGACGCGCCGCCGCCGCACTATTGA
- a CDS encoding HIT family protein, which yields MFALDSRLEQDTLTIGDFPLSRLLLSNDSNYPWFILVPRRADISELFQLEAADQQQLWRETTLLAETLKDSFDADKLNVATLGNVVSQLHMHVIVRKREDAAWPAPVWGKHPARPYTAEQVAAIRERLRLVLSDGFTFLEG from the coding sequence GTGTTTGCTTTGGATTCACGACTTGAACAAGACACCCTGACCATTGGGGATTTCCCGCTCAGCCGCTTGCTGTTGTCCAATGACTCGAATTATCCCTGGTTCATCCTGGTTCCGCGCCGTGCGGATATCAGTGAGTTGTTTCAGTTAGAGGCGGCCGATCAACAGCAGTTGTGGCGGGAAACAACACTGTTGGCCGAAACACTCAAGGATTCGTTCGACGCCGACAAGTTGAATGTGGCGACCTTGGGTAATGTGGTCAGTCAGTTGCACATGCATGTCATCGTGCGTAAACGTGAGGACGCTGCCTGGCCGGCTCCGGTCTGGGGCAAGCACCCGGCACGCCCCTATACCGCCGAGCAAGTGGCGGCGATTCGTGAGCGGCTGCGTCTGGTGTTGAGCGATGGTTTCACGTTTCTGGAGGGTTGA
- a CDS encoding OprD family porin: MRVMKWSMIALAVSAGTSQFAIASSQDEAKGFIEDQSLKAKTRIEYMNRDFRNGAGNIAKPGGGYKSGYRQDTGISELITYESGFTQGTIGVGLDAMVMGTAKLDGGAGRAGNGLFARDSDGNPEDTQSKSGAAIKFRLSDTTLKYGRQFVASPVFSTDDSRLLPEVAEGTIITSKEIKGLEVNLGRLTALSSQTGMGKDSINGAHTPGLTSANIGGATYQFTDNFVAGFAASDVDDYFKKQYINANYTLPINDDQSLNFDLNAYKTKDQGAALYGPLDNKLWSLAAAYSLGAHKFTLGYQQSSGDTNYLYGVDGNGTIFVANSIQISDFIGKDEKSYQARYDLNMATYGVPGLSFMSRYVYGNNIDTASGSEGKEHEFNFETKYVFQEGPAKDLSLRLRSAIYRANNAYNAEYTADNNDVRIIAEYPLNIL; the protein is encoded by the coding sequence ATGCGCGTGATGAAGTGGAGCATGATCGCACTGGCTGTTTCAGCAGGCACCTCGCAGTTCGCAATCGCGTCCTCCCAGGACGAAGCCAAAGGCTTTATTGAAGACCAAAGTCTGAAAGCCAAGACTCGTATCGAGTACATGAACCGCGACTTCCGTAACGGTGCTGGCAACATTGCCAAGCCAGGTGGCGGCTACAAGAGCGGCTATCGTCAGGACACCGGTATCAGCGAACTGATTACCTACGAGTCCGGCTTCACTCAAGGCACCATCGGCGTAGGTCTGGACGCCATGGTAATGGGTACTGCCAAGCTTGATGGCGGTGCAGGTCGTGCTGGTAACGGTCTGTTTGCCCGCGACAGCGATGGCAACCCGGAAGATACCCAATCGAAAAGCGGCGCGGCAATCAAGTTCCGTCTCTCCGACACCACTCTGAAATACGGCCGTCAATTCGTTGCCAGCCCGGTTTTCTCGACTGACGACAGCCGCCTGCTGCCAGAAGTTGCTGAAGGCACCATCATCACCAGTAAAGAAATCAAGGGCCTGGAAGTCAACCTGGGTCGCTTGACTGCGCTGAGCTCGCAGACTGGCATGGGCAAGGACAGCATCAACGGTGCACACACACCTGGCCTGACCAGCGCCAACATCGGTGGTGCTACCTACCAGTTCACCGATAACTTCGTAGCCGGCTTTGCTGCTTCCGACGTAGACGACTACTTCAAGAAGCAATACATCAACGCCAACTACACCCTGCCGATCAATGACGATCAGTCGCTGAACTTCGACCTGAACGCCTACAAGACCAAAGACCAGGGTGCAGCGCTGTACGGCCCTCTGGACAACAAACTGTGGAGCTTGGCAGCTGCCTACAGCCTGGGCGCGCACAAATTCACCCTGGGCTACCAGCAGTCTTCCGGTGACACCAACTACCTGTACGGCGTTGATGGTAACGGCACGATCTTCGTAGCCAACTCCATCCAGATCTCCGACTTCATCGGCAAGGACGAGAAGTCGTACCAGGCTCGTTATGACCTGAACATGGCCACCTACGGCGTGCCTGGCCTGAGCTTCATGTCCCGTTATGTCTACGGTAACAACATCGATACCGCCAGCGGTTCCGAAGGTAAGGAACACGAATTCAACTTCGAAACGAAGTATGTGTTCCAGGAAGGTCCGGCCAAGGATCTGTCCCTGCGTCTGCGTAGCGCAATCTACCGTGCAAACAACGCTTACAACGCTGAATACACCGCCGACAACAACGACGTGCGTATCATCGCTGAATACCCTCTGAACATTTTGTAA
- a CDS encoding mechanosensitive ion channel family protein translates to MDLNAEVDNLVKASQAWIPMIMEYGSRVLLAVLTLAIGWWLINKLTHKVGKLLALRNADLALQGFISSLANIVLKVLLVVSVASMIGVETTSFVAAIGAAGLAIGLALQGSLANFAGGVLILLFRPFRIGDFIEAQGTAGTVDSIQIFHTIIRTGDNKTVIVPNGVLSNGIITNTNRQLTRKVVFDVGVDYEADLQKARAVLLELAKDARVLADPEPVAVVSVLGDSSITLSLRVWVKTADYWDVMFHFNEHSRDRLKAAGIDIPFPQRVIRVVQETA, encoded by the coding sequence ATGGATTTGAATGCTGAAGTGGACAACCTGGTCAAGGCTTCCCAGGCCTGGATCCCGATGATCATGGAATACGGCAGCCGGGTGCTGCTGGCGGTCCTTACCCTGGCCATTGGCTGGTGGTTGATCAACAAGCTGACCCACAAGGTCGGCAAACTGCTGGCGCTGCGCAATGCCGACCTGGCTTTGCAGGGGTTTATCAGCAGCCTGGCGAACATCGTCCTCAAGGTACTGCTGGTCGTCAGTGTCGCGTCGATGATCGGTGTCGAGACCACCTCCTTTGTCGCTGCCATCGGTGCCGCAGGCCTGGCCATTGGCCTGGCGTTGCAAGGCAGCCTGGCGAACTTCGCCGGTGGGGTGCTGATTCTGCTGTTCCGCCCGTTCCGTATCGGCGACTTCATTGAAGCCCAGGGCACGGCGGGTACTGTCGACAGCATCCAGATCTTCCACACGATCATCCGTACTGGCGACAACAAGACAGTCATCGTGCCTAACGGCGTGCTGTCCAACGGCATCATCACCAACACCAACCGTCAGTTGACTCGCAAAGTCGTGTTCGATGTGGGCGTGGACTACGAAGCGGACCTGCAGAAGGCGCGTGCCGTACTGCTGGAACTGGCCAAGGATGCGCGGGTACTGGCCGATCCTGAGCCGGTGGCCGTGGTTTCGGTCCTGGGTGACAGCTCGATCACACTATCGCTGCGAGTCTGGGTGAAGACCGCAGACTACTGGGATGTGATGTTCCACTTTAATGAACACTCCCGTGATCGCTTGAAAGCGGCGGGTATTGATATTCCGTTTCCGCAGCGCGTGATTCGAGTAGTTCAAGAAACTGCGTAA
- a CDS encoding YajQ family cyclic di-GMP-binding protein produces MPSFDVVSELDKHEVTNAVENAVKELDRRYDLKGKGSFEFKEKDLTVNLTAEADFQLEAMIEILKLALVKRKIDVQCLEVKDAYASGKLVKQEAVLKEGIDKELAKKIVAHVKDAKLKVQAAIQGEQVRITGKKRDDLQDAIAALRAKEFGMPLQFNNFRD; encoded by the coding sequence ATGCCGTCGTTCGACGTGGTATCCGAACTGGACAAACACGAAGTCACCAACGCGGTCGAAAACGCCGTCAAGGAACTCGACCGTCGTTATGACCTGAAAGGCAAAGGCAGCTTCGAGTTCAAGGAAAAGGACCTGACCGTCAACCTGACCGCCGAGGCCGACTTCCAGCTCGAGGCGATGATCGAGATCCTCAAGCTGGCACTGGTCAAGCGCAAGATCGACGTACAGTGCCTTGAGGTCAAGGACGCCTACGCCTCTGGCAAGCTGGTGAAGCAGGAAGCCGTCCTCAAGGAAGGCATCGACAAAGAGCTGGCGAAGAAGATCGTGGCTCACGTCAAGGACGCCAAGCTCAAGGTCCAGGCTGCCATCCAGGGCGAGCAGGTACGCATCACCGGCAAGAAGCGCGATGACCTGCAAGATGCGATCGCCGCATTGCGCGCCAAGGAATTCGGCATGCCGCTGCAGTTCAACAACTTCCGCGACTGA
- a CDS encoding putative 2-dehydropantoate 2-reductase: MSTTWHILGAGSLGTLWATRLARAGLPVRLIVRDRARLQAYQAAGGLTLVEQGQAQRYPVPAETLDNDAPIERLLVACKAYDAEAAVAQLAHRLTPDAELILLQNGLGSQDAVAARVPQARCIFASSTEGAFRDGDWRVVFAGHGYTWLGDSRHPVAPIWLDDLDAAGIPHAWSVDILTRLWRKLALNCAINPLTVLHDCRNGGLQQHQCEVATLCSELAQLLERCGQPAAAQDLQQEVERVILATAANYSSMYQDVANQRRTEISYLLGHACEVATRHQLVLPHLNQLQQRLMTHLRTRGLPSD, encoded by the coding sequence ATGTCGACCACCTGGCATATCCTCGGCGCAGGCAGCCTCGGCACCCTGTGGGCCACTCGCCTGGCGCGCGCCGGCCTGCCGGTGCGGTTGATCGTGCGCGATAGGGCACGCTTGCAGGCATATCAGGCGGCCGGCGGCCTGACCCTGGTGGAACAGGGCCAGGCCCAGCGTTATCCGGTGCCGGCCGAAACCCTCGACAACGACGCGCCGATCGAGCGCCTGCTGGTGGCTTGCAAGGCCTACGACGCCGAGGCCGCCGTCGCGCAACTGGCCCATCGCCTGACCCCTGACGCCGAGTTGATCCTGCTGCAGAACGGCCTCGGCAGCCAGGACGCCGTCGCCGCACGGGTGCCCCAGGCGCGCTGTATTTTTGCCTCAAGTACCGAAGGCGCGTTTCGTGATGGCGATTGGCGGGTGGTGTTCGCCGGCCATGGCTACACCTGGCTCGGCGATAGCCGCCACCCAGTGGCACCGATCTGGCTCGACGACCTTGATGCCGCCGGCATCCCCCATGCCTGGAGCGTGGACATCCTGACCCGGCTGTGGCGCAAACTGGCGCTCAACTGTGCGATCAATCCGTTGACGGTGCTCCACGATTGCCGCAATGGCGGCCTGCAGCAGCACCAGTGCGAAGTCGCCACCCTGTGCAGCGAACTTGCCCAATTGCTCGAACGCTGTGGCCAGCCCGCGGCGGCGCAAGACCTGCAGCAGGAAGTCGAGCGGGTGATCCTGGCCACCGCAGCCAACTACTCGTCCATGTACCAGGACGTGGCCAACCAGCGCCGCACCGAAATCAGCTACCTGCTGGGCCACGCCTGCGAGGTCGCCACACGCCACCAACTGGTGCTGCCACACCTCAACCAGCTGCAGCAGCGCCTGATGACCCACCTGCGCACACGCGGATTGCCCAGCGACTGA
- a CDS encoding ATP-binding protein has translation MPLRQRLENLPVGQKLLAALLVLLITVLLVANLTFISAAYWISQESMAPQALQTIGRLVANPSIASQALNSPADGEKLLNELNSYTPLRAAALYDAQGRLLAQVQRGDPLELPKRYRHIEGWQATEFRSNQVITLLRPGQEPGHLLLVASSELPVAFYTGTFTASLGILIFSVLLWLLIAQQIKRLITQPIHQLEELSRQVTREENYALRASRGNLDEIGSLAEAFNTMLSRIEAREQQLKRARDDSQAAYDQAQGLAEETRHTNRKLELEVQVRSKIEKKLTGFQNYLNSIIDSMPSALIALDEQLYVTQWNQEASALSGTRLDEALNQPIFLAFEPLKPFLPQLKETVEQHSVVKIERVTWVKDDEAKHYALTFYPLMGGAGRGVVIRIDDITQRLSLEEMMVQSEKMLSVGGLAAGMAHEINNPLGAILHNVQNIRRRLSNELPRNLETAEQVGVELDNVNQYLQSREVPQLLDGIQQAGARAAKIVTHMLSFSRRSNRQMAPCDLPALIDQAVEIAGNDFDLAIGFDFKGQAIIRQFDPQLGPVPGTANELEQVLLNLLKNAAQAIHLREDDSEPGRIILRTRLNPPWAEIQVEDNGIGMSENVRKRTFEPFFTTKEIGQGTGLGLSVSYFIITNNHKGQMEVQSTLGQGTCFTLRLPLAGSPLASHELKQLER, from the coding sequence ATGCCCTTGCGCCAGCGCCTTGAAAACCTACCGGTCGGCCAGAAACTGCTGGCTGCCCTGTTGGTGCTGTTGATCACCGTCCTGCTGGTGGCCAACCTGACCTTTATCAGCGCCGCCTATTGGATCTCCCAGGAAAGCATGGCGCCACAAGCCCTGCAGACCATCGGCCGATTGGTCGCCAACCCGTCGATCGCCAGCCAGGCCCTGAACTCGCCCGCGGATGGGGAAAAACTGCTCAACGAACTCAACAGCTATACGCCGTTGCGCGCCGCCGCGCTGTACGACGCCCAGGGTCGACTGTTGGCCCAGGTGCAACGGGGCGACCCCCTTGAGCTGCCCAAGCGCTATCGCCATATCGAAGGCTGGCAAGCCACCGAGTTTCGCAGTAATCAAGTGATCACCCTGCTGCGCCCGGGCCAGGAGCCCGGTCATTTGCTGCTGGTGGCCAGTAGCGAATTGCCGGTGGCGTTCTACACGGGCACGTTCACCGCCAGCCTGGGGATCCTGATTTTCAGCGTGCTGCTGTGGCTGCTGATCGCCCAGCAGATCAAACGACTGATCACCCAGCCCATCCATCAACTCGAAGAGCTGTCGCGCCAGGTCACCCGCGAGGAGAACTACGCGCTACGTGCCTCCCGGGGCAACCTCGATGAAATCGGCAGCCTCGCCGAAGCCTTCAACACCATGCTTTCGCGCATCGAAGCCCGTGAACAACAACTCAAGCGCGCCCGCGACGACTCCCAGGCCGCCTACGACCAGGCCCAGGGCCTCGCCGAGGAAACCCGGCACACCAACCGCAAGCTGGAGCTGGAAGTCCAGGTACGCAGCAAGATCGAGAAGAAGCTCACCGGGTTCCAGAACTACCTCAACAGCATCATCGATTCCATGCCCTCGGCGTTGATCGCCCTCGATGAGCAACTTTACGTGACCCAGTGGAACCAGGAGGCCAGCGCGCTTTCCGGGACCCGCCTGGACGAAGCGCTGAACCAGCCGATCTTCCTCGCCTTTGAGCCGCTCAAGCCGTTCCTGCCGCAGCTCAAGGAAACCGTCGAGCAGCACAGCGTGGTCAAGATCGAACGGGTCACCTGGGTCAAGGACGATGAAGCCAAGCACTACGCCCTGACCTTCTATCCGCTGATGGGTGGGGCTGGGCGCGGCGTGGTGATTCGGATCGACGACATCACCCAGCGCCTGTCCCTGGAAGAAATGATGGTGCAGTCGGAGAAGATGCTTTCGGTCGGCGGCCTGGCGGCGGGTATGGCCCACGAAATCAACAACCCCCTGGGCGCCATCCTGCACAACGTGCAAAACATCCGCCGCCGCCTGTCGAACGAGTTGCCAAGAAACCTCGAGACCGCCGAGCAGGTTGGTGTCGAACTGGATAACGTCAATCAGTACCTGCAAAGCCGGGAAGTCCCACAACTGCTGGATGGCATCCAGCAGGCCGGAGCCCGCGCCGCGAAGATCGTCACCCATATGCTCAGCTTCAGCCGCCGCAGCAACCGGCAGATGGCCCCTTGCGACCTGCCGGCCCTGATCGACCAGGCCGTGGAGATTGCCGGCAACGACTTCGACCTGGCCATTGGCTTCGACTTCAAGGGCCAGGCCATCATTCGCCAGTTCGACCCGCAACTGGGGCCGGTGCCCGGCACTGCCAACGAGCTGGAACAAGTGCTGCTCAACCTGCTGAAAAACGCAGCCCAGGCGATTCACCTGCGCGAAGACGACAGCGAACCCGGGCGCATCATCCTGCGCACCCGCCTGAACCCGCCCTGGGCCGAGATCCAGGTCGAAGACAACGGTATCGGCATGAGCGAAAACGTGCGCAAACGCACCTTCGAACCCTTCTTCACCACCAAGGAAATCGGCCAGGGCACAGGCCTGGGGCTTTCGGTGTCGTACTTCATCATCACCAACAACCACAAAGGCCAGATGGAAGTGCAGTCGACCCTGGGCCAAGGCACCTGCTTCACTTTGCGCCTACCCCTGGCCGGCTCCCCCCTCGCCTCTCACGAACTCAAACAACTGGAGCGCTAA
- a CDS encoding cob(I)yrinic acid a,c-diamide adenosyltransferase, with translation MGFRLSKIYTRTGDAGETGLGDGRRVPKDHPRVEAIGEVDTLNSQLGLLLAALAEQSEVYPGLRQVSEVLEPCQHRLFDLGGELAMPVYQALNGAEVERLESAIDSWNEELGPLENFILPGGSALIAQAHVCRSLARSAERRCQQLNAIEPLAGVGLAYINRLSDLLFVAARLIAKRQGVSEILWQAAAKPEA, from the coding sequence ATGGGCTTTCGCCTGTCGAAGATTTACACCCGCACCGGCGACGCCGGCGAAACCGGGCTGGGCGACGGTCGCCGCGTACCCAAGGACCATCCGCGCGTCGAAGCCATCGGCGAAGTCGACACCCTCAACAGCCAGCTCGGCCTGCTGCTGGCGGCACTGGCTGAGCAGAGCGAGGTCTATCCTGGCCTGAGGCAAGTCAGCGAAGTCCTGGAGCCGTGCCAGCATCGCCTGTTCGACCTCGGTGGCGAACTGGCGATGCCGGTGTACCAGGCACTGAATGGGGCGGAAGTCGAACGCCTGGAGTCGGCCATCGATAGCTGGAACGAGGAACTGGGGCCACTGGAGAATTTCATTTTGCCAGGTGGCTCGGCGCTGATCGCCCAGGCCCACGTCTGCCGCAGCCTGGCCCGCAGTGCCGAACGCCGTTGCCAACAGTTGAATGCAATCGAGCCTTTGGCCGGGGTGGGCCTGGCCTACATCAATCGTTTGTCGGATCTGCTATTCGTGGCGGCACGCCTGATTGCCAAGCGCCAGGGGGTCAGCGAGATTCTGTGGCAGGCGGCGGCTAAACCAGAGGCTTAA
- a CDS encoding Nudix family hydrolase, giving the protein MKRVHVAAAVIRDASGKILIARRADSQHQGGLWEFPGGKVEEGESVQAALARELQEELGIGVTAARPLIKVQHDYPDKQVLLDVWEVSAFNGEPHGAEGQPLAWVTARELGDYEFPAANQPIVAAARLPAEYLITPEDLETPALLRGIQKAIAGGIKLIQLRAPNGYDPKYRDLAVDAVGLCAGKAQLMLKGPFEWLGDFPSAGWHITAAQLRKYASAGRPLPASRWLAASCHNAEELSLAEQMGVDFVTLSPVQPTQTHPDAVPLGWEQASQLIAGFSKPVFLLGGVGPEERQKAWDAGAQGVAGIRAFWPGA; this is encoded by the coding sequence GTGAAACGAGTCCATGTAGCCGCAGCGGTGATCCGCGATGCCAGCGGCAAGATCCTGATCGCGCGTCGCGCCGATAGCCAGCACCAGGGCGGTCTTTGGGAGTTTCCCGGGGGCAAGGTCGAGGAGGGCGAGTCGGTTCAGGCCGCGCTCGCCCGCGAATTGCAGGAGGAGCTGGGTATCGGCGTCACGGCCGCACGGCCGTTGATCAAGGTCCAGCATGATTATCCGGATAAGCAGGTGCTGCTGGACGTCTGGGAGGTGTCGGCCTTCAACGGCGAACCCCACGGTGCCGAAGGCCAGCCATTGGCCTGGGTCACTGCACGGGAGCTGGGCGACTACGAATTTCCCGCGGCCAACCAGCCGATCGTTGCGGCGGCGCGCTTGCCCGCTGAATATCTGATTACCCCAGAGGACCTGGAAACCCCGGCCCTGCTGCGCGGAATCCAGAAAGCCATCGCCGGCGGCATCAAGCTGATCCAGCTGCGGGCCCCCAACGGTTACGACCCCAAGTACCGCGATCTGGCGGTGGATGCGGTCGGCTTGTGCGCTGGCAAGGCACAATTGATGCTCAAGGGGCCGTTCGAGTGGTTGGGGGATTTCCCCTCGGCCGGTTGGCACATCACGGCGGCACAACTGCGCAAGTACGCCAGTGCCGGGCGTCCGCTGCCGGCTTCGCGCTGGTTGGCGGCGTCCTGTCATAACGCCGAGGAGTTGAGCCTGGCCGAGCAGATGGGCGTGGACTTTGTCACCCTGTCGCCGGTACAACCGACCCAGACTCATCCTGACGCTGTGCCATTGGGCTGGGAGCAGGCTTCGCAGTTGATCGCCGGTTTCAGCAAGCCGGTGTTCCTGCTGGGCGGGGTCGGTCCTGAAGAGCGGCAGAAGGCCTGGGACGCAGGGGCCCAGGGTGTCGCAGGGATTCGGGCGTTCTGGCCTGGGGCCTGA
- a CDS encoding glutathione S-transferase family protein translates to MSYHLIIGDKLHSSWSLRGALALDLAGATYTEELIKLNQPDTRERLLKHSPTAKVPLLKTEHGTIADSLAIAEYLVERFPDAGLWPKDIAARAQARSACAQMHSGFFAMRGNMPFDLSRDAPLTPMPAEVQAEIQRMLALWAECRAAATEAGPFLFGTVSLADAFFAPIAVRLRTYRVELPAADAAYVETIYQWPAFKAWQQAGLEEVAR, encoded by the coding sequence ATGAGCTACCACCTGATCATCGGCGACAAACTGCATTCCTCCTGGTCCCTGCGCGGTGCCCTGGCACTGGATCTCGCTGGCGCGACCTACACCGAAGAACTGATCAAACTCAACCAGCCTGATACCCGCGAGCGGTTGCTCAAGCATTCGCCGACGGCCAAGGTGCCTCTGCTCAAGACCGAGCACGGGACCATTGCCGACTCGCTGGCGATTGCCGAGTACCTGGTCGAGCGTTTCCCGGATGCTGGGCTCTGGCCCAAGGACATCGCTGCTCGCGCCCAGGCGCGTTCGGCGTGTGCACAGATGCACAGCGGCTTTTTTGCCATGCGCGGCAACATGCCGTTTGACCTGAGCCGTGACGCGCCACTGACGCCGATGCCGGCCGAGGTACAGGCAGAGATCCAGCGGATGCTGGCGCTGTGGGCCGAGTGCCGCGCCGCCGCCACTGAAGCCGGGCCGTTCCTGTTCGGCACGGTCAGCCTGGCCGATGCGTTTTTTGCCCCGATTGCCGTGCGTTTGCGCACCTATCGGGTCGAACTGCCGGCGGCCGACGCGGCCTATGTCGAGACGATTTACCAATGGCCAGCCTTCAAGGCCTGGCAGCAAGCCGGCCTGGAGGAAGTAGCGCGGTGA